The following is a genomic window from Mesotoga sp. Brook.08.105.5.1.
AAATAGAAGTCTTGGGTGATGGGAAGGAAGCACTGAAGTATCTTGAGAAGGAACTTCCTGATCTTCTGATTCTCGACGTCATGCTTCCGGGAATCGACGGCTTCTCGGTACTCGAAGAGATCAGGGAGTATGTTTCGACCGACCTACCCGTAATAATGCTTACTGCAAGAGGCGAAGTGAAGGACCGTGTACGCGGCCTGAAGAGCGGCGCAGACGACTACTTGCCTAAACCGTTTGCTATTGAGGAGCTTCTAGCTAGAATCGAAGCTATTCTCCGGAGAAAGGGAAAAGGGGAAAGAATAAGCTACCATGAGATTACCCTTGACCTTCAGTCGCGAGAAGCCACCCTAGGAGGGGAAGAACTTCAGT
Proteins encoded in this region:
- a CDS encoding response regulator transcription factor, with protein sequence MKGRILAVEDDVHIAKLLRMELSHEGYEIEVLGDGKEALKYLEKELPDLLILDVMLPGIDGFSVLEEIREYVSTDLPVIMLTARGEVKDRVRGLKSGADDYLPKPFAIEELLARIEAILRRKGKGERISYHEITLDLQSREATLGGEELQLSKTEFDLLAVLLSNAGIVMSKDRLLEKVWGSEDWGNPNVVEVYINYLRKKLGKSGGIIKTVRGSGYVVR